A single region of the Ictalurus punctatus breed USDA103 chromosome 17, Coco_2.0, whole genome shotgun sequence genome encodes:
- the wdfy1 gene encoding WD repeat and FYVE domain-containing protein 1 (The RefSeq protein has 1 substitution compared to this genomic sequence) → MAAEIHSRPQNSRPVLLNKIEGHQDSVTAAILIPKEDGVITVSEDRTIRVWLKRDSGQYWPSIYHTVSSPCSCMAYHQESKRIFIGQDNGSIVEFLISEDFNKMNHVKTYPAHQGRVSDMVFSLLSQWVVSTGYDKSVSWMCTQSGSMLGCHFFSSWASCLQYDDDTQHAFVGDYSGQITLLKLERQTYSTITTLKGHEGSIGALWWDPVKRWLFSGASDHSIIMWDIGGRKGRTLLLRGHHEKVQALRYLQLSKQLVSCSADGAIAVWNMDVPREEAPQWLDSDSCQKCEQPFFWNIKQMWDTKTLGLRQHHCRKCGKAICGKCSSKHSTYPIMGFEFQVRMCDDCYNTIKEEDRIPMAMFHEGKHNISHMDMDISRGLMVTCGNDRVVKMWDMIQVVGYNTSAGYQ, encoded by the exons aTGGCGGCCGAGATTCATTCGAGGCCACAGAATTCCAGGCCTGTCCTCCTGAACAAAATCGAAGGGCACCAAGATTCAGTGACTGCCGCGATCTTAATTCCGAAGGAGGACGGAGTCATCACAGTCAGTGAAGACAG GACTATTCGAGTATGGCTGAAGAGAGACAGTGGACAGTACTGGCCCAGCATTTACCATACTGTGTCCT CTCCATGTTCATGCATGGCATACCACCAAGAAAGCAAGCGGATCTTCATAGGACAGGACAATGGATCTATTGTG GAGTTTCTTATTTCCGAAGATTTCAACAAGATGAACCATGTGAAAACATACCCAG CTCATCAGGGACGTGTGTCAGACATGGTGTTCTCTTTGCTGAGTCAGTGGGTGGTGAGTACAGGGTATGACAAGAGTGTCAGCTGGATGTGCACCCAGAGCGGCTCCATGCTGGGATGCCACTTCTTCAGCTCCTGGGCCTCATGTCTTCA GTATGATGATGATACCCAGCATGCATTTGTTGGTGACTACTCGGGACAAATCACCTTGCTGAAATTGGAAAGACAAACATATTCCACCATAACGACTTTGAAGGGACATGAAG GAAGTATAGGAGCTCTGTGGTGGGACCCGGTGAAAAGATGGCTGTTCTCCGGTGCATCGGATCACAGTATAATCATGTGGGACATTGGCGGGAGAAAGGGTCGCACACTACTACTGCAGGGACACCA TGAAAAGGTGCAGGCTCTGCGgtatcttcagctgtctaagcAGTTGGTCTCCTGCTCTGCTGATGGAGCTATTGCAGTGTGGAACATGGATGTGCCACGGGAGGAg GCTCCACAGTGGTTGGATAGTGACTCGTGTCAGAAGTGTGAACAGCCATTTTTTTGGAACATTAAGCAAATGTGGGACACTAAGACCCTGGGTCTCCGACAA CACCATTGCAGGAAATGCGGTAAGGCAATTTGTGGGAAGTGTAGCTCTAAGCATTCAACCTACCCCATCATGGGCTTTGAGTTCCAGGTGAGAATGTGTGATGACTGCTACAACACAATCAAAGAGGAAGA tcgAATACCTATGGCTATGTTCCATGAAGGGAAGCACAACATATCTCacatggacatggacatttCTAGAGGCCTTATGGTCACCTGTGGGAATGACCGTGTTGTTAAG ATGTGGGACATGATCCAAGTGGTTGGCTATAACACTTCAGCAGGCTATCAATGA